In Juglans microcarpa x Juglans regia isolate MS1-56 chromosome 4S, Jm3101_v1.0, whole genome shotgun sequence, a single window of DNA contains:
- the LOC121263855 gene encoding RING-H2 finger protein ATL8-like — translation MIRSLATLAPANSSTTAAAAAPPPEALTVESDFVVILAALLCALICVVGLIAVARCAWLRRSSAHTRSPARARAQALANKGVKKKVLQSLPKFTYDSDGAKNPKLSMADCAICLGEFMDGNELRVLPQCGHAFHVSCIDTWLVSHSSCPSCRQILVVGRCHKCGQFPAPQIDQAGLDFNAITTNTSINHNTLTPTFLP, via the coding sequence ATGATTCGCTCTCTAGCAACTCTGGCACCCGCGAACTCATCAACGACGGCGGCGGCTGCTGCTCCTCCTCCTGAGGCCCTCACCGTGGAGTCGGACTTCGTGGTCATACTGGCTGCCCTTCTCTGCGCACTCATATGCGTGGTGGGGCTCATCGCGGTGGCCCGGTGCGCTTGGCTCCGTCGCAGCTCTGCCCACACTCGGTCTCCGGCTCGGGCTCGGGCTCAGGCTCTAGCAAACAAGGGCGTTAAAAAGAAGGTACTTCAGTCTCTCCCCAAGTTCACGTACGACTCCGACGGCGCCAAGAACCCAAAGCTATCGATGGCGGATTGCGCCATATGCTTGGGAGAGTTCATGGACGGGAACGAGCTGAGGGTTTTGCCACAGTGCGGTCATGCCTTCCACGTTTCATGCATCGACACATGGCTTGTGTCCCACTCATCGTGCCCATCTTGTCGGCAGATCCTGGTGGTAGGGAGGTGCCACAAGTGCGGTCAGTTCCCGGCTCCTCAAATTGATCAGGCTGGCCTGGATTTCAATGCCATTACTACCAACACTAGCATTAATCACAATACTCTTACTCCTACTTTCCTGCCTTAA